A region from the uncultured Draconibacterium sp. genome encodes:
- a CDS encoding V-type ATPase 116kDa subunit family protein has translation MIVPMLKYTFLVFYKEYDEFLHQMQKLGVLHVVTQDIELSEPIKQKYADLQTLEKTIAWLKKRPAPICRQTIEANSKEIITDLINKQNELEELDFQQESVKKAIQKALPWGNFSAPLIKSITNEGISLNFFGTTKKKFEHIQNRFSTVVQVSETGNQVLFVHINSNGQTNQFDAEPMQLPAESYAELEDKLEAITTQIKTINETLDCYAQNCINQLESEHKNLVQSLQFENILQNTQKKAEDKLMLLEGWVPKSKTLLLNHYLEHEHIVHLWRKARPGDKTPVLLRNNRFSKLFEPIGAMFSLPDYAELDLTVFFAPFFMMFFGFCLGDAGYGLLFLIGGGLYKLKAKTEIKPYLSLIQFLGVATILFGAISGTFFGINLITTELSLTAEIRHLFLNPDKMFNLSLILGGVQIIFGLFIKAANQTKQFGFRYALATCGWLIILIGSICYLMLSATKIIPENKLIIYLILGTGGFLIFFFSDPEVNLFARIGKGIWDVYSTVTGIFGDLLSYIRLFALGLSSAILGFVINDIGLQILGSSKILGPVFFVIFLLLGHTLNILISSLGSFVHPMRLTFVEFYKSAGFSGGGQAYQPFETIDGIEEKTNKYK, from the coding sequence ATGATTGTTCCCATGTTAAAATATACTTTCCTGGTATTTTATAAAGAATACGACGAGTTTTTGCACCAAATGCAAAAATTGGGCGTACTGCATGTGGTTACTCAGGATATTGAGCTTAGCGAACCAATAAAACAAAAATATGCCGACCTGCAAACCCTTGAAAAAACAATTGCATGGCTGAAGAAAAGACCAGCACCGATATGCCGGCAAACAATAGAAGCCAATAGCAAAGAAATTATTACCGACTTAATTAACAAGCAAAATGAGCTGGAAGAACTTGATTTTCAACAGGAATCGGTAAAAAAAGCAATACAAAAAGCCCTGCCCTGGGGTAATTTTTCAGCACCGCTTATTAAAAGCATTACGAATGAGGGGATTAGCTTAAATTTTTTCGGCACAACAAAAAAGAAGTTTGAACACATTCAGAACCGTTTTAGTACCGTAGTTCAGGTTTCGGAAACCGGCAACCAGGTACTTTTTGTACACATTAACAGCAATGGGCAAACCAATCAATTTGATGCAGAACCAATGCAGTTGCCAGCGGAATCTTATGCAGAGCTTGAAGATAAGCTGGAGGCAATAACAACGCAAATTAAAACAATTAATGAGACATTGGACTGTTACGCCCAAAACTGCATAAACCAACTTGAAAGTGAGCACAAAAATCTCGTTCAATCGCTACAGTTTGAAAACATACTACAAAACACCCAAAAAAAAGCCGAAGACAAATTAATGCTACTTGAAGGGTGGGTACCAAAATCGAAAACTTTATTGTTAAACCATTACCTCGAACATGAACACATTGTACATTTGTGGCGCAAAGCACGGCCGGGCGACAAAACCCCGGTTTTGCTCAGAAATAACCGTTTTAGCAAACTTTTCGAGCCTATTGGTGCAATGTTTTCACTTCCAGACTACGCTGAACTTGACCTGACCGTTTTTTTTGCCCCGTTTTTTATGATGTTCTTTGGTTTTTGTTTAGGCGATGCCGGTTACGGTTTACTTTTTCTAATTGGCGGCGGCTTGTATAAATTAAAAGCAAAAACTGAAATAAAACCTTACCTCAGCCTTATTCAGTTTTTAGGTGTGGCAACTATTTTATTCGGAGCTATTTCAGGCACTTTCTTTGGCATCAATTTAATAACTACTGAACTTTCGTTAACAGCAGAAATCAGGCACCTGTTCTTAAATCCGGATAAAATGTTCAATCTCTCGCTCATTTTGGGTGGCGTTCAAATAATTTTCGGTCTTTTTATAAAAGCCGCCAACCAAACCAAACAATTTGGTTTTAGGTATGCCCTGGCTACCTGCGGGTGGCTAATAATATTAATTGGCAGCATTTGTTATTTAATGCTATCAGCAACCAAAATTATTCCTGAAAATAAACTTATAATCTACCTGATTTTAGGAACGGGTGGCTTTTTGATATTCTTTTTCAGCGATCCCGAAGTAAATTTATTTGCGCGAATTGGTAAAGGCATCTGGGATGTTTACTCAACAGTAACAGGTATTTTTGGCGACCTTTTATCTTATATCCGCTTATTTGCCCTTGGTTTATCGAGTGCCATTCTCGGATTTGTAATTAACGACATTGGCCTGCAAATTCTTGGATCCTCCAAAATTCTGGGCCCCGTTTTCTTTGTTATATTCCTGTTGCTCGGACATACCTTAAACATTTTAATCTCGTCGCTCGGATCGTTTGTTCACCCCATGCGCTTAACATTTGTTGAATTCTATAAAAGCGCAGGTTTTTCCGGTGGCGGGCAGGCTTACCAACCTTTTGAGACAATTGATGGCATTGAAGAAAAAACGAATAAATACAAATAA
- a CDS encoding V-type ATP synthase subunit D, whose translation MAIKFQYNKTALHHLNKQLNIRLKALPTLKNKEAALRLEVKKAKDHAGMLEQQFNNTIKAREQSAGLWNEFLPELIKIATIKLSTKKIAGVAIPVLEEIVFDEKEFSLFAKPSWFPHGILQIKQLGNLVTEREFYLRKMALLDRARKKTTQKVNLYEKVQIPGYEDAIRKIKRFLEDEENLSKSAQKIVKKRQQKHKALSA comes from the coding sequence TTGGCTATAAAATTTCAATATAACAAAACAGCCCTGCACCACCTGAATAAACAATTAAATATCAGGTTAAAGGCACTGCCTACTTTAAAAAATAAGGAGGCAGCGCTGCGCCTCGAAGTAAAAAAAGCAAAAGACCACGCGGGCATGCTTGAGCAACAATTCAATAACACCATAAAAGCCCGCGAGCAATCGGCCGGACTTTGGAACGAATTTTTGCCCGAATTAATAAAAATTGCCACAATTAAACTATCAACTAAAAAAATTGCAGGTGTAGCTATTCCCGTTTTGGAAGAGATTGTTTTTGATGAAAAAGAATTTAGTCTTTTTGCCAAGCCAAGCTGGTTTCCCCATGGAATTTTGCAGATAAAGCAACTTGGAAATTTGGTAACCGAGCGTGAATTCTATTTACGAAAAATGGCCTTACTCGACCGGGCCCGAAAAAAAACTACTCAAAAAGTAAACCTCTACGAAAAAGTACAAATTCCGGGATACGAAGATGCCATTAGAAAGATAAAACGCTTCCTGGAGGATGAAGAAAACCTTTCAAAATCGGCACAAAAGATTGTAAAAAAACGACAACAGAAACATAAAGCATTAAGCGCATGA
- a CDS encoding PaaI family thioesterase, whose amino-acid sequence MDITQLSFETPVELINLALENSLIGSLGIIITKIGEGEVEGMMPLSSKNSRPDGILHGGANLALGETLAGLGSMLLVDMKAFDVLGIMVNGNHTGVLKNGSATALAKIIHQGKQTHIWNVDIFNQEGKLISAVRVTNMITEKNER is encoded by the coding sequence ATGGATATAACACAATTATCATTTGAAACGCCTGTTGAGTTGATTAATCTGGCGCTTGAAAACAGTTTGATTGGAAGTTTGGGAATAATAATTACCAAAATTGGCGAAGGAGAAGTTGAAGGCATGATGCCTTTGTCTTCGAAAAACTCACGCCCTGATGGCATTCTGCATGGTGGTGCAAACCTGGCTTTAGGCGAAACACTTGCCGGCTTAGGCAGTATGTTATTGGTAGATATGAAAGCCTTTGACGTTTTGGGAATTATGGTAAATGGCAACCACACCGGAGTGCTAAAAAACGGGAGTGCCACTGCCCTTGCAAAAATCATTCACCAAGGCAAACAAACCCACATCTGGAATGTTGATATCTTTAACCAGGAAGGGAAACTGATTTCGGCTGTACGTGTTACCAATATGATTACTGAAAAGAATGAGCGATAA
- the menD gene encoding 2-succinyl-5-enolpyruvyl-6-hydroxy-3-cyclohexene-1-carboxylic-acid synthase, translating to MISDKKHIQQLAALLQQKGISDVVISPGSRNGPMIHTFSGSGLFNCRTVVDERSAAYFALGLAQANKKPVVIVCSSGTATLNYAPAVAEAFYLKVPLVVITADRPEYWIDQGENQCINQKGIYSNFVKKEYQLPLGETETELWQAANEINQCLNISLSGQPAPVHINVPLEEPLHQLADIDLPVVIEINEPQNIPAIDADLTQKLVDEINNSKKIVILAGQQNANKELDTLLTAFAKKTGAVVLKEHLSNLNSTQFCGNIDTMMAAILNDKVEDFQADLLISFGGHFVSKSLKQFLRKNKACAHWHLSPANDYYDTYQSLTRVIQADAASFFSHLHSKIFTQESPYFQRWKNKEEEVIGLQNKYVETLPFSDLKVTLELARRIPEYSDLHLGNSTPVRYALLANFNTTIRFYGNRGTSGIDGSLSTAVGFASVSEKLNTVLIGDLSFFYDSNALWNNYVGKNLRIVVINNGGGNIFSLIKGPGESPAFKQYFYAENKYSAAGIAQTFGLDYLCADNETNLNTALNDLYHPGRKKPTILEIFTDAEVNTNTFRGLFNFVKQ from the coding sequence ATGATTTCAGACAAAAAACACATTCAGCAACTGGCAGCGCTCCTGCAACAGAAAGGTATTAGCGATGTTGTGATTTCTCCCGGATCGAGAAACGGCCCAATGATTCATACCTTTTCCGGCTCGGGCTTATTTAATTGCCGTACTGTTGTTGACGAACGCAGCGCAGCATACTTTGCGCTTGGTTTGGCACAGGCTAATAAAAAGCCGGTGGTAATTGTTTGCAGCTCGGGCACAGCCACTTTAAATTATGCACCAGCCGTTGCCGAAGCTTTTTATTTGAAAGTTCCGTTGGTTGTAATAACTGCCGATCGCCCCGAATACTGGATTGACCAGGGCGAGAATCAGTGTATCAACCAAAAAGGCATTTATTCAAATTTTGTAAAAAAAGAATACCAGCTGCCACTTGGCGAAACCGAAACTGAACTATGGCAGGCAGCAAACGAGATAAACCAATGCCTGAACATCAGCCTTTCGGGACAACCTGCACCTGTGCACATTAATGTACCGCTTGAGGAGCCATTGCACCAATTGGCAGACATTGATTTGCCTGTTGTAATAGAAATAAATGAACCGCAAAACATACCCGCTATTGACGCGGATCTTACGCAAAAACTGGTTGACGAGATTAATAACTCGAAAAAAATAGTAATACTTGCCGGGCAGCAGAATGCCAACAAAGAGTTGGATACGCTTTTAACCGCATTTGCAAAAAAAACAGGTGCAGTTGTTTTAAAAGAACACCTGTCGAATTTGAATAGCACGCAGTTTTGCGGCAATATTGATACAATGATGGCCGCCATATTAAACGATAAGGTGGAAGATTTTCAAGCTGATTTGTTAATCTCCTTTGGCGGACATTTTGTTTCAAAATCATTAAAACAGTTTTTACGTAAAAATAAAGCTTGTGCACATTGGCACCTTTCACCGGCAAACGATTATTACGATACCTATCAATCGCTAACCCGTGTAATTCAAGCTGATGCAGCCAGCTTTTTCAGCCACTTACATTCTAAGATTTTTACACAAGAAAGCCCTTATTTCCAGCGCTGGAAAAACAAGGAAGAAGAAGTTATAGGCCTGCAAAATAAATATGTGGAAACACTTCCGTTCTCCGACCTGAAAGTAACTCTGGAACTTGCCCGGAGAATACCGGAATACAGCGACCTGCATTTAGGAAACAGCACACCTGTTCGCTATGCCTTGCTGGCGAATTTTAACACTACCATCAGGTTTTATGGCAACAGGGGTACCAGCGGAATTGATGGCTCCTTATCAACGGCTGTTGGCTTTGCTTCCGTATCTGAAAAATTAAATACCGTTTTAATTGGCGACTTGTCGTTTTTCTACGATTCTAACGCACTGTGGAATAACTATGTGGGCAAAAACCTAAGGATTGTAGTTATTAATAACGGCGGAGGAAATATTTTCAGCCTGATTAAAGGGCCTGGAGAATCGCCGGCATTTAAGCAGTATTTTTATGCTGAAAATAAATACAGCGCGGCAGGAATAGCCCAAACATTTGGGTTGGATTATTTATGCGCCGACAACGAAACGAACTTAAATACCGCTTTGAATGATTTGTATCATCCCGGGCGAAAGAAACCCACAATTTTAGAAATTTTTACCGACGCAGAAGTGAACACAAACACCTTTCGCGGACTTTTTAACTTTGTAAAACAATAA
- a CDS encoding V-type ATP synthase subunit K: MTTAVILAYIGLAIMLILSGIGSAVGVSKGGNATVGALKKKPDKFGSYLLLSALPGTQGLYGFAGFFIINSQGIITTEMSMLQGVAILAAGLTLGFVGFFSALNQGGVTSNGIAGIGSGHDIFGKTMVLAVFPELYAIIAFAATFLISMSL, encoded by the coding sequence ATGACAACAGCAGTAATTTTAGCCTATATCGGCTTAGCCATAATGCTTATTTTATCTGGAATTGGCAGTGCCGTCGGCGTATCGAAAGGTGGAAATGCCACCGTTGGCGCTCTAAAAAAGAAACCCGACAAATTTGGTAGTTACCTCTTACTAAGTGCCTTACCCGGCACACAGGGTTTATATGGCTTTGCCGGATTTTTTATTATTAACAGCCAGGGAATAATCACCACCGAAATGAGTATGCTTCAGGGAGTTGCGATTTTGGCTGCCGGACTTACACTTGGATTTGTTGGCTTCTTTTCAGCGTTAAACCAGGGCGGCGTAACCTCAAACGGAATTGCGGGTATTGGCTCGGGCCACGACATTTTTGGTAAAACAATGGTGCTGGCCGTATTCCCTGAATTGTATGCCATTATTGCATTTGCAGCCACATTTTTAATAAGTATGAGTTTATAG
- a CDS encoding isochorismate synthase encodes MSDKEKLILFIDKLLEKNCSFALWSVPGDSTLELLISCQEALIYPRQFNRLNGQEGFVFAPYHISETTPLILLKPDIYKTGIQQILRLDIETIPRCQKENEGCQSHFIIDKEDYLNDISETVHTIKNTKLSKAIVSRIIPVKRNEESLGKLYVQLLKQTPNAFVYLVNLPKAGIWMGATPEILLKSEGKTLETVSLAGTQARHNKKEYAWNTKDIEEQAFVSRYLLDVFYQFNIHPYTTRGPETLESGKVAHLVTSFQFAKKKLEDSLGDFIAELHPTPAVCGYPKQKADKFIRQIEKHDRRYYSGFLGPWQLKDSVRLFVNLRCMEILPQQYMLYSGGGITSRSVPEQEWEETNNKAKTLLSAIEAIQ; translated from the coding sequence ATGAGCGATAAGGAAAAACTGATACTTTTTATTGATAAACTTCTTGAAAAAAACTGCTCCTTTGCGCTATGGTCGGTGCCCGGCGATAGTACACTTGAGTTGCTCATTTCATGCCAGGAAGCACTTATTTATCCCAGGCAATTTAACCGTTTAAACGGACAGGAAGGTTTTGTTTTTGCCCCATACCACATTAGCGAAACCACACCTCTGATTTTGTTAAAACCTGATATTTACAAAACAGGAATACAGCAAATACTTCGTTTGGATATTGAAACAATTCCAAGGTGCCAAAAAGAGAATGAGGGCTGCCAATCTCATTTTATTATTGATAAAGAAGACTACCTGAACGACATTTCGGAAACGGTACATACCATAAAAAACACCAAGCTATCAAAAGCCATTGTTTCACGTATTATTCCGGTAAAAAGGAACGAGGAATCGCTGGGTAAATTATATGTTCAGCTGTTGAAACAAACCCCAAATGCTTTTGTGTATTTGGTAAATCTGCCCAAAGCCGGCATATGGATGGGAGCAACACCTGAGATTTTACTAAAATCAGAAGGAAAAACACTGGAAACTGTTTCGCTGGCCGGAACACAAGCCCGCCATAATAAAAAAGAGTATGCATGGAACACCAAAGATATTGAAGAGCAGGCCTTTGTTTCGCGCTACCTGCTTGATGTATTTTACCAGTTTAACATACATCCGTATACCACGCGTGGCCCCGAAACACTCGAAAGCGGCAAAGTCGCTCACCTGGTAACCAGCTTCCAATTTGCAAAAAAGAAGCTTGAAGACAGTCTGGGTGATTTTATTGCCGAATTGCATCCAACGCCTGCGGTATGTGGCTATCCCAAACAAAAAGCCGATAAATTTATACGGCAGATTGAAAAACACGACAGGAGGTACTACAGTGGGTTTCTTGGTCCCTGGCAACTTAAAGATTCAGTAAGATTATTTGTAAATTTGCGCTGCATGGAAATTTTGCCTCAACAATACATGCTGTATTCAGGCGGAGGTATTACTTCGCGTTCAGTGCCCGAACAAGAATGGGAAGAAACCAATAACAAGGCAAAAACATTGTTATCGGCAATAGAAGCTATACAATAG